A window of Pirellulales bacterium contains these coding sequences:
- the cphA gene encoding cyanophycin synthetase: protein MEIRRIRTLRGSNTWAWFPVLEALIDLQELKDSPSNILPGFNERVMSWLPSMIEHRCSIGERGGFFERLRRGTYQGHILEHVTLELQQLVGCNVGFGKARETTEEGVYKVVIEFEDATLGLECFRTAMRLNQAAVYATPFDIKEELDRLRDMADDLCLGPSTRAIVDAAEARDIPTHRLNTGSLVQLGWGARQRRILTAETDRTCAIAESIAHDKELTRRLLRTIGAPVPEGRPATDADDAWEAAEEIGTPVVVKPRDSNHGRGVFTGLTTREQVTSAFTYANGIGSGVLVERFAPGAEHRLLVVDGRVIAASRGEPAVIVGDGSRHVAQLIDEQLNSDPRRGEDCSSLLYTIELDPITTLALEQQGYRPDSIPAAGTRILIKRNGNVDTDVTERVHPEVAARAVEAAAVVGLDIAGLDIVAEDIGRPLEEQGGAIVEVNAGPGLQMHVQPASGKPRPVGEAIVATMFPPGENGRIPLVAVTGSKGKTATVRLLGAILQRGAGPVALATSDGVFRDGKLVKPGDASGYDGAQAILQHPQVEWAVCEVSAESVRDEGLGFDDCDVAVVTCVDHEHRDDLNDAERAEQISVLKRCVVEAVAKQRGWAVLNADEPTTAAMAEHCRGSLIYFTRDPRNAIALAHRSKGGRVVLSAPGRLRMFAGDKLPVEITLPGNGPEQPDLAQTDYAAAAAGAAWALGLSLDEIARGLSRGVT, encoded by the coding sequence ATGGAAATTCGCCGGATTCGCACGTTGCGCGGCTCGAACACCTGGGCCTGGTTTCCCGTGCTCGAAGCGCTGATCGATCTCCAAGAGCTAAAGGACTCTCCGTCCAACATCTTGCCCGGCTTCAACGAGCGGGTCATGTCCTGGCTGCCGTCGATGATCGAACATCGCTGCAGCATCGGCGAACGGGGGGGATTCTTCGAGCGTTTGCGACGCGGAACGTACCAGGGACATATCCTGGAACACGTCACGCTCGAACTGCAGCAACTGGTGGGCTGCAACGTCGGCTTCGGCAAGGCGCGCGAGACAACCGAGGAAGGGGTCTACAAGGTCGTCATCGAGTTCGAGGACGCCACGCTCGGCCTGGAATGTTTTCGCACAGCCATGCGCCTGAATCAGGCCGCCGTCTATGCAACTCCCTTCGACATCAAGGAAGAACTCGATCGCCTGCGCGACATGGCAGATGATTTATGCCTGGGGCCCAGCACGCGCGCGATCGTCGACGCGGCCGAAGCACGCGATATTCCGACCCATCGCTTGAATACGGGCAGCCTCGTGCAGCTCGGCTGGGGTGCCCGGCAACGCCGCATCCTGACCGCCGAAACCGATCGCACCTGCGCCATCGCCGAGTCGATTGCGCACGACAAGGAGCTGACCCGACGTTTGCTGCGCACGATTGGTGCGCCTGTGCCCGAGGGGCGTCCCGCCACCGATGCGGACGATGCCTGGGAAGCAGCGGAGGAGATCGGCACGCCCGTCGTGGTAAAGCCGCGCGACAGCAACCACGGTCGCGGCGTCTTCACGGGGCTTACGACGCGCGAACAAGTGACCTCGGCGTTTACCTACGCCAATGGCATCGGCAGCGGTGTGCTAGTCGAACGCTTCGCGCCAGGCGCCGAGCATCGTTTACTCGTGGTCGACGGCCGCGTCATCGCGGCTTCGCGCGGCGAACCGGCCGTGATCGTCGGCGATGGATCGCGCCATGTGGCGCAATTGATCGACGAGCAACTCAACTCTGATCCGCGCCGTGGTGAAGATTGCTCGAGCCTGCTCTACACGATCGAGCTCGACCCGATCACGACCCTGGCGCTCGAGCAGCAGGGTTACCGCCCGGACTCCATTCCCGCGGCCGGCACGCGCATCCTGATTAAGCGCAATGGCAACGTCGATACCGACGTTACCGAGCGCGTTCATCCCGAGGTGGCAGCGCGCGCCGTCGAGGCCGCCGCGGTCGTGGGTCTGGATATCGCCGGGTTGGATATCGTGGCCGAAGACATTGGCCGCCCGCTCGAAGAGCAAGGAGGCGCGATCGTCGAGGTCAACGCCGGGCCAGGTCTGCAGATGCACGTGCAGCCGGCCTCGGGCAAGCCGCGCCCCGTGGGTGAAGCGATCGTCGCGACAATGTTTCCGCCAGGCGAGAATGGTCGCATCCCGCTCGTCGCCGTGACCGGCAGCAAGGGGAAGACCGCCACGGTACGTTTACTCGGGGCCATTCTCCAACGTGGCGCCGGTCCGGTGGCCCTTGCTACGAGCGACGGCGTATTTCGTGACGGCAAGCTCGTGAAGCCCGGCGACGCCAGCGGCTACGACGGCGCTCAGGCAATTCTGCAACATCCGCAAGTCGAATGGGCCGTTTGCGAAGTCAGCGCCGAGAGCGTGCGCGATGAAGGGCTCGGCTTCGACGACTGCGACGTGGCCGTCGTGACGTGCGTGGACCACGAACATCGGGACGACCTGAACGATGCCGAGCGCGCCGAACAGATTTCGGTGCTCAAGCGCTGTGTCGTCGAGGCCGTGGCGAAACAACGCGGCTGGGCCGTATTGAATGCCGACGAACCGACCACCGCGGCCATGGCTGAACACTGCCGGGGTTCGCTGATTTATTTCACGCGCGATCCGCGGAATGCGATCGCGCTCGCGCATCGCAGCAAAGGGGGGCGCGTCGTGCTGAGCGCCCCGGGCCGGCTGCGGATGTTCGCCGGGGATAAATTGCCCGTCGAAATCACGCTCCCTGGGAACGGGCCTGAACAACCCGATCTGGCGCAGACGGATTATGCCGCGGCGGCTGCCGGCGCGGCCTGGGCTCTGGGGCTTTCGCTGGACGAAATCGCACGCGGGCTATCGCGCGGCGTTACCTAG